One window from the genome of Dermacentor silvarum isolate Dsil-2018 chromosome 5, BIME_Dsil_1.4, whole genome shotgun sequence encodes:
- the LOC119454309 gene encoding LOW QUALITY PROTEIN: uncharacterized protein LOC119454309 (The sequence of the model RefSeq protein was modified relative to this genomic sequence to represent the inferred CDS: inserted 4 bases in 2 codons), with product MPCKCCVPRCRGIYTGDTKVHVFKFPKDQALRDAWIRAVPRENLTVTEHSRKAIAESNEAFIRAREEDKVNSVSELANHLRSQGMKFWDVIERNERLLLIHIVDDEAPWLKYSVCVKGDLSVTLHVMKTAVKKLGANLCVPEIANSKRGMVELLEGIEKWDCDLMAXNSVAEICEAVCLLLDQLCTSQAEDDANCIQFLKEQVTLHLSXKKQRRRYSADFMMFCCIVFTISPHAYAFIRSHGSITLPHPMKIRSVCSSYGMSPQQEHQSETFLSYMTTRISDLKDDQRFVTVMVDEIHIKPYFDYKGGNITGAAINRNEAANCALVFMVRSVTCKFKEVAHIVPVHRVEAEFLQKTLKDVICGLEKIGYRVMCVVSDNNSVNRKAMSLFESPPCNRIVYQHPSDPSRPLFFVIDPVHILKCIRNNWINQKNDQICFFFPEIQGNTPESERMQTASFATIRDLHSKECDQLLKYGYGLSRKALYPSSLERQDVKLALQIFNDYLPEALRALGAKHNLFSFEATATFVEIILKWWKIVNVKTPWKGERLRDHFQQPVLYIDNDPKIDFLHMFLKWLDEWKNKGFDNGTLTKETHAALEHTTYALVELARYSFEELGMSYVLFGKIQTDCLEDRFGKYRQLAGAQYHISIRQIYEVENKLRLQSTLPTVSPDQHWECVRKQVEALLPSSNVVVTSQALTKMQDVVPVLVYVAGYAVYGTLKKLKCEQCRDSLTVGKKITVSATNEHYGLVKQLDRGGLVYPSMFALNAVANSYVVVEQLATEPALLMMPEQRQVVTKMTLQLLASEEQSDFDTCENGHTVELVPKHILRCSTNILLKNFCRK from the exons ATGCCGTGCAAATGCTGTGTACCTCGATGCCGCGGAATCTACACGGGGGACACGAAGGTGCACGTCTTCAAGTTCCCGAAAGATCAAGCTCTAAGGGACGCTTGGATTCGCGCTGTGCCACGGGAAAACCTCACGGTCACCGAACATTCCAGG AAAGCCATCGCTGAATCCAACGAGGCATTTATCAGAGCACGCGAGGAGGATAAAGTCAACAGTGTGAGCGAACTTGCCAACCACTTAAGGAGCCAAGGGATGAAGTTCTGGGATGTTatcgaaagaaatgaaaggctTCTTCTCATTCACATTGTCGACGATGAAGCACCGTGGTTGAAATACTCTGTTTGCGTGAAAGGAGATTTGAGCGTGACACTACACGTTATGAAAACGGCCGTAAAAAAGCTCGGTGCAAATCTCTGCGTTCCCGAAATCGCTAACAGTAAAAGGGGTATGGTGGAACTCCTGGAAGGCATCGAGAAGTGGGACTGTGACCTGATGGC GAACTCAGTCGCCGAAATTTGCGAGGCTGTTTGTTTACTGCTTGATCAGCTTTGCACGTCCCAAGCAGAAGATGACGCCAACTGTATTCAATTTCTGAAAGAGCAAGTCACCTTGCACCTATC AAAAAAACAGCGCAGGCGCTACTCTGCTGATTTCATGATGTTTTGCTGTATTGTTTTCACTATATCGCCCCATGCATACGCGTTCATACGTAGCCATGGAAGCATCACCTTGCCGCATCCTATGAAGATAAGATCAGTGTGCTCGTCTTATGGTATGAGTCCTCAACAAGAGCATCAGAGTGAAACATTCCTCAGCTACATGACAACAAGAATTTCTGACCTGAAAGATGACCAGCGCTTTGTCACAGTTATGGTTGATGAAATACATATAAAACCTTACTTTGACTACAAAGGAGGCAATATTACCGGCGCTGCAATTAATAGAAATGAAGCTGCTAACTGTGCGCTCGTTTTCATGGTGCGCAGCGTGACGTGTAAATTCAAAGAAGTTGCGCACATCGTGCCGGTGCACCGagtagaggcggagttcctgcaaaagacgcttaaagacgtgatttgtgggctggaaaagattgggtaccgggttatgtgcgtcgtcagcgacaacaactctgtgaacagaaaagcgatgtcacttttcgaatcacctccgtgtaacagaattgtgtACCAACATCCATCAGACCCTTCAAGGCCGCTGTTCTTCGTTATAGACCCAGTGCACATTCTAAAATGCATACGAAATAACTGGATCAACCAGAAGAATGACCAAATTTGTTTCTTCTTCCCGGAGATCCAAGGAAACACACCAGAATCAGAGCGAATGCAAACAGCGTCATTTGCAACAATCAGGGACCTTCACAGCAAAGAGTGTGACCAGCTATTGAAATATGGCTATGGGCTGTCAAGAAAAGCCCTCTACCCTTCGAGTCTTGAAAGGCAGGATGTAAAGCTTGCTTTACAAATCTTCAATGACTATTTACCAGAGGCATTACGTGCTCTTGGAGCAAAGCACAACCTATTCTCTTTCGAGGCCACGGCTACATTCGTCGAGATCATACTCAAGTGGTGGAAAATTGTAAACGTCAAAACTCCATGGAAGGGAGAAAGGCTTAGAGATCACTTCCAACAACCAGTGCTTTACATTGATAACGATCCAAAAATTGACTTCTTGCACATGTTTCTGAAGTGGCTGGATGAGTGGAAGAACAAAGGTTTTGACAACGGTACTCTGACAAAGGAGACTCACGCTGCTCTCGAACACACCACCTATGCGCTTGTTGAGCTCGCTAGGTACAGCTTCGAAGAGCTTGGAATGTCATATGTCCTTTTTGGGAAGATTCAGACAGACTGCCTTGAAGATCGGTTTGGAAAGTATAGGCAGCTGGCAGGTGCGCAATATCACATCTCCATCAGGCAGATATATGAAGTCGAAAACAAGCTGCGCCTGCAGAGCACTTTGCCTACAGTTTCCCCTGACCAGCACTGGGAATGTGTCCGAAAGCAAGTCGAGGCATTGCTTCCCAGCAGCAACGTTGTTGTTACCAGCCAGGCTCTTACGAAGATGCAGGACGTCGTCCCAGTCCTCGTCTACGTTGCAGGTTATGCAGTATACGGGACCCTTAAAAAGTTGAAGTGCGAGCAATGCAGGGACTCGTTGACCGTGGGCAAGAAGATCACAGTCTCTGCCACAAACGAACATTATGGTCTTGTGAAGCAGCTGGACCGAGGAGGTTTAGTTTATCCATCAATGTTTGCACTTAACGCAGTTGCTAATAGCTACGTTGTAGTAGAGCAGCTCGCtacagagccagcactgcttatgatgcctgaacaacgccaggtggtaacgaaaatgacgctacaattgctggctagtgaagagcagtccgacttcgatacgtgtgagaatggccacacagttgaattagtgcctaaacacatcctgcggtgcagcaccaacattctgctaaagaacttttgtaggaag